One Clostridia bacterium genomic window carries:
- a CDS encoding alpha amylase N-terminal ig-like domain-containing protein produces the protein MEQTAVIHYPYSQYCYGLDQNNIVLRIKVKKNDIKAVTVLIGDRMSPFEKTVSKHEMALVASDFEHDYFESHINVKYERLRYYFILTDYSNNQKIYSNYWFYDDDKTINNYFEFHFNHKADLFITPQWVKSCVIYHIFPDSFATDYRHIEVKKDYKEKYNPEKSYRIGGTLKGIIKNLDYIKDLGANAIYLNPIFVSKSYHKYNIDDYYHIDPNLGTDNDFKELVQSAHSLGIKVILDGVFNHTGTGFFAFADILKYGQNSRYIDWYYDIKKFPVEKDDSEYYTCFAYSGNMPKLNTANPEVVKYFCDVAKYWIQKYDIDGWRLDVANELNLNFWRIFRQTVKLIKSDIYLVGEIWDDANTWMQGDMFDGVMNYRLKDTMLDFFARGEISAQQFGERLDYFNMRYHENGLMCMYNFLDSHDCSRFYDECQNKQDYLLALVFLAFYPGACAVYYGDEIGIMGKDDNESFRNPMQWQDVENDIFKHFKNVLSIRNKFQKLMSARYKSVFYKDRAFVFKRFEANQALYIGINIGGNDVVFDIDDFELIMGDKIATLSKNIIMQSKGYFIITKKEKNYEQA, from the coding sequence ATGGAGCAGACAGCAGTTATACATTATCCTTATTCGCAATACTGTTATGGTTTGGATCAAAACAATATAGTATTACGAATCAAGGTCAAAAAAAATGATATAAAAGCTGTCACTGTCCTTATTGGAGACAGAATGTCGCCATTTGAAAAGACAGTTTCAAAACATGAAATGGCTTTGGTGGCTTCTGATTTCGAACATGATTATTTTGAATCTCATATTAATGTTAAATATGAAAGATTAAGATATTATTTTATTTTAACTGATTATAGCAATAACCAAAAGATATATTCCAATTATTGGTTTTATGATGATGATAAAACTATTAATAATTATTTTGAATTTCATTTTAATCACAAGGCAGATTTATTCATAACACCTCAATGGGTAAAATCTTGCGTTATTTATCATATTTTTCCTGATAGCTTTGCAACTGATTATAGACATATCGAAGTCAAAAAAGACTATAAGGAAAAATACAATCCCGAAAAAAGTTATCGCATAGGCGGAACCTTAAAAGGTATTATTAAAAACCTAGATTACATAAAAGATCTAGGTGCAAATGCTATTTATCTTAATCCGATTTTTGTTTCTAAGAGCTATCACAAATACAATATTGATGATTATTATCACATAGATCCCAATCTGGGAACTGATAATGATTTTAAAGAGCTTGTCCAATCCGCCCACAGTTTGGGTATAAAGGTTATTCTGGATGGTGTTTTTAACCATACAGGGACAGGCTTTTTTGCTTTTGCAGATATTTTGAAATACGGACAAAACAGCAGATATATTGATTGGTACTATGACATCAAAAAATTCCCCGTAGAAAAAGATGATTCTGAATATTACACATGTTTCGCTTATTCGGGCAATATGCCCAAACTAAACACAGCCAACCCTGAAGTCGTAAAATATTTTTGCGACGTAGCAAAATATTGGATTCAAAAATACGATATTGACGGATGGCGGCTTGATGTCGCTAATGAACTCAATCTTAATTTTTGGAGAATTTTCCGTCAAACAGTAAAGTTAATAAAAAGCGACATATATCTTGTAGGCGAAATTTGGGATGACGCAAACACATGGATGCAGGGCGATATGTTTGACGGGGTTATGAATTACCGTCTAAAAGATACAATGCTTGATTTTTTTGCCCGCGGTGAAATATCAGCACAACAGTTTGGTGAACGTCTTGACTACTTTAATATGCGTTATCACGAAAACGGACTTATGTGCATGTATAACTTTTTGGATTCTCACGATTGCTCAAGATTTTATGATGAATGCCAAAACAAACAGGATTATTTATTGGCTTTGGTATTTCTAGCATTTTATCCAGGAGCATGTGCCGTTTATTATGGCGATGAAATAGGGATAATGGGCAAAGATGATAATGAGTCATTCAGAAATCCAATGCAATGGCAAGATGTAGAAAATGATATTTTTAAACATTTTAAAAATGTTCTTTCAATAAGAAACAAATTTCAAAAACTAATGAGTGCAAGATATAAGAGCGTGTTTTACAAAGATCGTGCTTTTGTTTTCAAAAGATTTGAAGCAAATCAAGCTTTATATATCGGCATCAATATAGGCGGCAATGATGTCGTTTTTGATATTGATGATTTCGAATTGATTATGGGGGACAAAATAGCAACCTTATCAAAAAATATAATCATGCAATCCAAAGGTTATTTTATTATTACCAAAAAGGAGAAAAATTATGAGCAAGCCTAG